In Flavobacterium gelatinilyticum, a genomic segment contains:
- a CDS encoding STAS domain-containing protein, protein MERIPILKMGDFLLVTIQVDLYDQLAENLESDLINTISKHSSKGVLIDISAVSIIDSFMGRILGNIAVMSKIMDAQTVVVGMQPAVAITLVELGLSLNGVISALNVEKGMDLLRSKMHISDNEEQEYDDDNE, encoded by the coding sequence ATGGAAAGAATTCCTATACTAAAAATGGGGGATTTTCTGCTTGTTACCATACAAGTAGATTTGTATGATCAGCTGGCAGAAAATCTTGAATCAGATTTAATAAATACCATTAGTAAACATAGTTCAAAAGGTGTATTAATTGATATCTCGGCAGTTTCGATAATCGATTCATTCATGGGACGAATTTTAGGAAATATTGCCGTAATGTCAAAAATAATGGACGCACAAACAGTTGTTGTAGGAATGCAGCCCGCAGTTGCTATAACACTGGTAGAACTTGGATTATCCTTAAATGGTGTCATAAGTGCCTTAAACGTAGAAAAAGGCATGGATTTACTTCGCTCAAAAATGCATATAAGCGATAACGAAGAGCAGGAGTATGACGACGATAACGAATAG
- a CDS encoding DUF4870 domain-containing protein produces MNNKTLSILSYVTIIGWIIAFVKSKDTTPKSDLVVYHLKQGFGIFLLTFAVNIALSIVLAVVPSLYFLSFVGYAFLILWIFGIINAANEQKRPIPVIGKMFEDKFDFIN; encoded by the coding sequence ATGAATAATAAAACCTTATCAATCTTAAGCTATGTAACAATCATTGGCTGGATTATAGCTTTTGTAAAAAGCAAAGACACAACTCCAAAAAGCGACCTTGTTGTGTACCACCTTAAACAGGGATTTGGAATTTTTCTGCTAACCTTTGCAGTCAATATCGCACTTTCTATCGTATTGGCAGTAGTGCCTTCACTTTACTTTTTAAGCTTTGTGGGGTATGCTTTTTTAATTCTGTGGATTTTCGGAATCATCAATGCCGCGAATGAACAAAAAAGGCCTATTCCAGTAATTGGAAAAATGTTTGAAGATAAATTCGATTTTATAAACTAA
- a CDS encoding ATP-binding protein: MDNTFSTYKIDDRSLIAFIKREIHNLALQIGFTPHRAAETDIIVAELTSNLIKYANGGELLYRAHLENDQNQIEIYCLDKGVGFENVAKIMNDGYSSSNTLGHGLGSIKRLSNDFQIYSIRNWGCVQYVKICERLDITLPQLKSGLNYTTIAVNYPGEKLCGDGYYVKHSNKGFQIFVGDGLGHGESANEAVEAAIKVFRQTIEWEPASILREIHTKVKKTRGLVATIASVDYKSEVWNICGIGNINTRIYNGLENKTYTPYNGIIGHNIPRTLNSTIVPYKKHQIIIMHSDGLRTRWSLNDLTSIFKQSPGIIAASLFKENIRGTDDATILAGKIF, translated from the coding sequence ATGGATAATACGTTTTCCACTTATAAAATAGACGATCGAAGTCTAATTGCTTTTATAAAAAGAGAAATACATAATCTTGCCCTTCAAATAGGGTTTACACCTCACAGAGCAGCAGAAACAGATATTATTGTTGCAGAATTAACTTCAAACTTAATAAAATACGCAAACGGAGGTGAGCTTTTGTACAGAGCTCATTTAGAAAACGACCAGAACCAGATAGAAATTTACTGTCTGGATAAAGGCGTTGGATTTGAAAATGTCGCCAAAATTATGAACGACGGTTATTCATCTTCCAACACGCTGGGCCACGGACTGGGCTCTATTAAAAGACTCAGCAACGATTTTCAGATTTATTCTATCCGTAATTGGGGTTGTGTACAATATGTTAAAATCTGCGAAAGATTAGACATTACACTGCCTCAATTAAAAAGCGGCCTAAATTACACTACAATTGCTGTAAATTACCCAGGAGAAAAATTATGCGGAGATGGGTATTATGTAAAACATTCTAACAAAGGTTTTCAGATATTTGTAGGAGATGGACTGGGACATGGTGAAAGTGCCAATGAAGCAGTAGAAGCAGCAATTAAAGTTTTCAGACAGACAATAGAGTGGGAACCTGCCAGTATTTTGAGAGAGATTCACACCAAAGTAAAGAAAACCAGAGGGCTTGTTGCTACGATAGCATCGGTTGATTATAAATCAGAAGTTTGGAATATTTGCGGTATAGGTAATATAAATACGCGTATTTATAATGGTTTAGAAAATAAAACCTATACACCGTATAACGGTATTATCGGGCATAATATACCACGGACTTTAAACAGTACGATTGTACCTTATAAAAAACATCAGATTATTATTATGCATAGTGATGGATTACGTACACGATGGAGTTTAAACGACTTAACTTCTATTTTTAAGCAGAGCCCGGGTATAATTGCCGCTTCTTTATTTAAAGAAAATATAAGAGGTACAGACGACGCAACAATTTTGGCAGGTAAAATATTTTAG
- a CDS encoding sensor histidine kinase produces the protein MFQKPAIYFLKKKKISLLFCFLFSALIQAQVSPVEQMAANGYAKRFADTTASIKIQNQALNLAKKNNSKDDEIICYAYLALTKRKQLHLKEFMHYADTAYYLSQNTNALRAKAHAATAMGALKSYIEDKPQALNYLLEGYKLFSKVKAHDQCAKIASDISYLFSPASPVKVEKYAREAMTHAAKSGDPESQLYARLAFGGFMADNLETGGILEWAAALKFFEETVSLAEKNADKIVSKSNIGIAYVNLADLYTKGPRPIDEEAFLLNLQKAETIAKKYNIKIILRSAIGLKGFYYTQKGDYAKAELLFVEGIKYQKSLPYTDNYLFAAFYNSLKDVSVKRKDFQAYYGYDTLFTKYNQLKYKESAQSMLQNADARYESSKKAERIKQLELENELEQKNKLLGYGIAGVLLIGLVFMFRSYHYRQRYYQNREDLLQQKQEHNELKIQLMEKETIENLAARLSLERRLLRSQMDPHFIFNALGNIQSMILQKDTIPAVSYLNKFAKLTRQVLEQSRKETISLDEEISTLKNYIELQQLRLNNGFDYVIECDENVETDALIPPLLIQPFIENAVEHGLKPQENNVRGLIEIYFEEDETSQSLICTIKDNGIGLAASRKLKINDTHQSLSTIITDERLAKMKKENPNAGFTVSERDLNTDRQGCIVIINIPILR, from the coding sequence ATGTTCCAAAAACCTGCAATTTATTTCCTTAAAAAGAAGAAAATTAGTCTCTTGTTCTGCTTTTTGTTTTCTGCCCTAATTCAGGCTCAGGTTTCTCCTGTTGAACAAATGGCGGCCAATGGCTATGCAAAACGTTTTGCTGATACCACAGCCAGCATCAAAATACAAAATCAGGCACTTAATCTGGCAAAAAAAAATAATAGCAAAGACGATGAAATAATCTGTTATGCTTATCTGGCTCTTACAAAGCGAAAACAGCTTCATTTAAAAGAATTTATGCATTATGCAGATACAGCCTATTATTTGTCGCAAAATACAAATGCCCTGAGAGCAAAAGCACACGCTGCCACGGCAATGGGCGCTTTAAAATCGTATATCGAAGACAAACCTCAGGCATTGAATTATCTGCTCGAAGGGTATAAGTTATTTTCTAAAGTAAAAGCCCACGACCAATGCGCTAAAATTGCCTCAGATATATCGTATCTTTTTTCTCCTGCCTCGCCTGTAAAAGTCGAAAAATATGCCAGAGAAGCTATGACGCACGCAGCAAAATCAGGCGATCCGGAAAGTCAGTTATATGCCAGACTTGCTTTTGGAGGTTTTATGGCCGATAATTTAGAAACAGGCGGTATTTTAGAATGGGCTGCAGCACTTAAATTCTTTGAAGAAACGGTGTCTTTGGCTGAAAAAAATGCAGATAAAATTGTAAGCAAAAGCAATATCGGGATCGCGTATGTAAATCTGGCGGATCTTTATACCAAAGGCCCAAGACCAATTGATGAAGAAGCATTTTTGCTAAATCTGCAAAAAGCAGAAACCATTGCCAAAAAATACAACATCAAAATTATTCTGCGAAGCGCCATTGGACTTAAAGGATTTTATTATACACAAAAAGGCGATTATGCAAAGGCAGAACTATTATTTGTTGAAGGAATTAAATATCAAAAAAGCCTTCCGTATACCGATAACTATTTGTTTGCGGCCTTTTACAACTCTTTAAAAGATGTTTCGGTTAAGAGAAAAGATTTTCAGGCGTATTATGGTTATGATACGCTTTTTACTAAATACAATCAGTTAAAATACAAAGAATCTGCACAGTCGATGCTTCAGAATGCCGATGCGAGATATGAGTCGTCTAAAAAAGCAGAACGAATCAAACAGCTCGAACTGGAAAACGAACTCGAACAAAAGAACAAATTGCTGGGTTACGGAATTGCCGGTGTTTTACTTATCGGCCTTGTTTTTATGTTCAGATCGTACCATTACCGTCAGCGATATTACCAAAACAGAGAAGACCTTTTGCAGCAAAAACAGGAACATAACGAGCTTAAAATCCAGCTGATGGAGAAAGAAACCATCGAAAATCTGGCAGCGAGATTGTCATTAGAAAGAAGATTACTACGCTCGCAGATGGACCCGCATTTTATTTTTAATGCATTAGGAAATATCCAAAGCATGATCTTGCAGAAAGATACCATTCCGGCAGTTTCCTATCTGAATAAATTCGCCAAGCTTACCCGGCAAGTTTTGGAACAATCAAGAAAAGAAACAATCTCTCTGGATGAAGAAATCAGCACTTTAAAAAACTATATCGAATTGCAACAGCTTCGTTTAAATAATGGTTTTGATTATGTAATTGAATGCGATGAAAATGTAGAAACTGATGCTTTAATTCCGCCTTTATTGATTCAGCCTTTTATAGAAAATGCCGTCGAACATGGTTTAAAACCGCAGGAAAACAATGTTAGAGGTTTAATCGAGATTTATTTTGAAGAAGATGAAACAAGTCAAAGTTTAATTTGTACTATAAAAGACAACGGAATTGGATTGGCCGCTTCGAGAAAACTGAAAATTAACGACACACATCAATCCCTTTCGACCATTATAACCGATGAAAGGCTGGCTAAAATGAAAAAAGAAAATCCAAATGCCGGATTTACTGTCAGCGAAAGAGATCTTAATACAGACAGACAGGGCTGTATAGTAATTATAAATATTCCGATACTGCGATGA
- a CDS encoding anti-sigma regulatory factor → MTTITNSKEEALIVKEQDVVPLRNRVKEYGVKIGMSILNQTKLITATSELVRNLLKYGGGGRVIIESVSNGRENGVRVTFIDNGPGIADIDLAMKDGYSTGKSLGLGLPGTKRLVNEFDIKSELGNGTTVTITKWKNG, encoded by the coding sequence ATGACGACGATAACGAATAGTAAAGAAGAAGCCCTGATCGTAAAAGAACAGGATGTTGTACCGCTCCGTAATCGTGTAAAAGAGTATGGCGTAAAGATTGGCATGAGTATTTTAAATCAGACCAAACTTATTACAGCCACGAGCGAACTTGTGCGTAATCTTTTGAAATACGGAGGAGGAGGCAGAGTCATCATCGAGTCGGTCAGCAATGGGCGCGAAAATGGTGTACGCGTTACTTTCATAGATAACGGACCAGGCATTGCCGATATTGATCTGGCAATGAAAGACGGTTACAGCACAGGCAAAAGCCTTGGATTAGGCCTGCCGGGAACAAAAAGACTTGTCAACGAATTTGACATTAAATCAGAACTGGGAAACGGAACTACCGTTACTATAACAAAATGGAAAAATGGATAA
- a CDS encoding LytR/AlgR family response regulator transcription factor: MIYKTIIIEDEHRLREALSIMLEMVSGDSIQIIGYAESVEEARKLIDRLKPDLVFMDIMLKDGTGFDVLQQITFNSFHLIFTTAYEQHAVNAFKYSAVDYLLKPIDPQELKDAIDRIEILQERVLEKQQITELQTSLTKTPDRLVLPTQEAMYVVKLEQILRCETSGSYTTFFLTDGRKIMVSKPLKNYEDILLPPMFFRVHQSHLINVNFILSYSREGMIQMTDKSSVPVSRGKKEQFFKLMKDEA, translated from the coding sequence ATGATATACAAAACAATAATTATTGAAGACGAACACAGATTAAGAGAAGCTTTATCGATTATGCTCGAAATGGTTTCAGGGGACAGCATTCAGATTATCGGATATGCCGAAAGTGTTGAGGAAGCCAGGAAACTGATTGACAGGTTAAAACCGGATTTGGTTTTTATGGATATTATGCTCAAGGACGGAACCGGGTTTGATGTCCTGCAGCAAATTACGTTTAATTCGTTCCATCTTATATTTACAACTGCTTACGAACAGCATGCCGTAAATGCCTTTAAATACAGCGCAGTAGATTATCTCTTAAAACCAATTGATCCTCAGGAATTAAAAGATGCAATTGACCGAATAGAAATCCTGCAGGAAAGGGTTCTGGAAAAACAACAGATTACAGAATTGCAGACCAGTCTCACCAAAACTCCCGACAGACTGGTTCTGCCGACTCAGGAAGCAATGTATGTGGTAAAATTAGAACAGATTCTGCGATGCGAAACGTCAGGTTCATACACTACTTTTTTCCTGACCGACGGACGAAAAATAATGGTTTCAAAACCATTAAAAAACTATGAAGATATTTTGCTGCCACCAATGTTTTTCCGCGTCCATCAGTCACATTTAATCAATGTTAATTTTATTCTGAGTTATTCGCGTGAAGGAATGATACAGATGACTGATAAATCTTCGGTGCCTGTTTCGAGAGGAAAAAAGGAACAATTTTTTAAATTAATGAAAGACGAAGCCTGA
- a CDS encoding STAS domain-containing protein, with protein sequence MQNNLLGVLKEHENKLLTIWSQILLDSGSGDGAMEEEESKEFASLFLTALAKSDEKYKDSTEFEKIQDLIVGISSSRGKRGFSPRENAQYLISFKEASSQILSELIHDPAQLYEANSKLNAILDNMMIMTFEAFMKGREDVISRQIDEISEISTPVITVWEGIVALPIIGTLDSSRTQTVMESLLQQIVDTGSSIAILDISGVPAVDSLVAQHLIKTVSATRLMGAECIISGIRPEIAQTVVHLGIDLSGITTKASLASALQTAFEMLQLSVVKKRKIVE encoded by the coding sequence ATGCAAAACAACTTACTAGGTGTCCTGAAAGAGCACGAAAACAAATTATTAACAATATGGTCTCAAATTCTTCTGGACAGCGGATCTGGTGATGGAGCGATGGAAGAAGAAGAGTCAAAAGAATTTGCTTCGCTCTTTTTAACTGCATTGGCTAAATCTGACGAGAAGTACAAAGATTCAACGGAATTTGAAAAAATTCAGGATCTTATTGTAGGTATCTCATCTTCAAGAGGAAAACGTGGTTTTTCACCCAGAGAAAATGCACAATACTTGATATCATTTAAAGAAGCTTCTTCGCAGATTCTTTCAGAATTAATTCATGATCCTGCTCAGTTGTACGAAGCTAACTCAAAACTCAATGCCATTTTAGACAATATGATGATTATGACTTTTGAAGCCTTTATGAAAGGAAGAGAGGATGTAATCTCAAGACAGATAGATGAAATTAGTGAAATTTCGACTCCTGTTATTACCGTTTGGGAAGGAATTGTTGCATTGCCAATTATTGGTACTTTAGACAGCTCAAGAACTCAGACTGTAATGGAAAGTCTTTTACAGCAGATTGTCGATACCGGAAGTTCGATTGCAATTTTGGATATTTCAGGTGTTCCGGCCGTAGACTCACTAGTGGCACAGCACCTTATAAAAACAGTCAGTGCAACCCGTTTAATGGGAGCAGAATGTATCATAAGCGGTATCCGTCCGGAAATTGCACAAACTGTCGTGCATTTAGGAATCGATTTAAGCGGTATTACTACCAAAGCATCGCTTGCAAGTGCTTTACAAACAGCTTTTGAAATGCTGCAATTAAGTGTGGTTAAAAAAAGAAAAATTGTAGAATAA